In a genomic window of Pseudoxanthomonas indica:
- the fliP gene encoding flagellar type III secretion system pore protein FliP (The bacterial flagellar biogenesis protein FliP forms a type III secretion system (T3SS)-type pore required for flagellar assembly.): MIMRRLLPLLLSLWLIAAPMMALAQTAPNAAAPAAAQTTAPATAAAATPSAPRAPTLPALPDVTVGKIGGNNVSLPLQTLLLMTAITLIPSALLAMTAFTRIIIVLGLLRQALGTGQTPSNQVLVGLALFLTMLVMMPVGEKAWAQGMAPYLNGQIDFSSAWTLTTGPLRDFMLAQVRETDLMTFAGMAGHGAYGSPADVPFPIVVASFITSELKTAFEIGFLIFIPFVIIDLVVASVLMSMGMMMLSPMLVSAPFKILLFVLVDGWVLIVGSLAASFN, encoded by the coding sequence ATGATCATGCGTCGCCTGCTTCCCCTGCTGTTGAGCCTGTGGCTGATTGCCGCGCCAATGATGGCGCTGGCGCAGACCGCGCCCAACGCTGCTGCTCCCGCTGCCGCCCAGACCACCGCACCGGCCACCGCCGCTGCCGCAACGCCGAGTGCACCGCGCGCTCCGACCCTGCCCGCATTGCCTGACGTGACAGTCGGCAAGATTGGCGGCAACAACGTCAGCCTGCCGTTGCAGACGCTGCTGCTGATGACCGCCATCACGCTGATTCCTTCGGCGCTGCTGGCGATGACCGCCTTTACCCGCATCATCATCGTGCTCGGCCTGCTGCGGCAGGCGCTGGGCACCGGCCAGACGCCGTCCAACCAGGTGCTGGTCGGCCTGGCGCTGTTCCTGACCATGCTGGTGATGATGCCGGTCGGCGAGAAGGCCTGGGCACAAGGCATGGCCCCGTATCTCAATGGCCAGATTGATTTCTCCAGCGCCTGGACGTTGACCACCGGCCCGCTGCGCGACTTCATGCTGGCGCAGGTTCGCGAAACCGATCTGATGACCTTCGCCGGCATGGCCGGCCACGGCGCCTACGGCAGCCCGGCCGATGTGCCGTTCCCGATTGTCGTCGCGTCCTTCATCACCAGCGAACTGAAGACCGCGTTTGAAATCGGCTTCCTGATCTTCATCCCCTTCGTGATCATCGACCTGGTCGTCGCCAGCGTGCTGATGTCGATGGGCATGATGATGCTCTCGCCGATGCTCGTTTCCGCACCCTTCAAGATTCTGTTGTTCGTGCTGGTCGACGGCTGGGTGCTGATCGTCGGCTCGCTTGCCGCCAGCTTCAACTGA
- the fliO gene encoding flagellar biosynthetic protein FliO — MATPLFSAPIFSAVFPLLATAANQAAVPAQKIGHAAPATPGIGGALVGLILVLGLILGLAWLLKRMPGLGVGLRPNEALRVVSSLSVGAKERLLVVEVGGEQLLVGVCAGGINTLHRLAEPLPPPPAAQPLPDFAQLLAKRLRKEK, encoded by the coding sequence ATGGCCACTCCGCTTTTTTCCGCCCCGATTTTCTCAGCGGTGTTTCCGCTGCTCGCCACTGCCGCCAATCAAGCGGCGGTGCCGGCGCAGAAGATCGGCCATGCCGCTCCCGCCACGCCCGGCATTGGCGGCGCGCTGGTCGGCCTGATCCTGGTACTGGGCTTGATCCTGGGCCTGGCCTGGTTGCTCAAGCGCATGCCCGGCCTGGGCGTGGGCCTGCGCCCCAACGAGGCGCTGCGCGTGGTCAGCAGCCTGTCGGTGGGCGCCAAGGAACGCCTGCTGGTGGTGGAAGTGGGTGGCGAACAACTGCTGGTCGGCGTGTGCGCCGGCGGCATCAACACCCTGCACCGCCTGGCCGAACCGCTGCCGCCGCCGCCCGCGGCACAGCCCTTGCCTGACTTCGCGCAACTGCTGGCCAAGCGCCTGCGTAAAGAGAAATGA
- the fliN gene encoding flagellar motor switch protein FliN, whose protein sequence is MSTPLTKEAAAAQFEALLAETKSSQEADMSLDVILDVPVMLSLEVGRTRIPIRNLLQLNQGSVVELERGAGEPLDVFVNGTLIAHGEVVVVNDRFGVRLTDVVSPSERIRRLR, encoded by the coding sequence ATGAGCACTCCCCTGACCAAAGAAGCCGCGGCCGCGCAGTTCGAAGCCCTGCTGGCCGAAACCAAGAGCAGCCAGGAGGCCGACATGAGCCTGGACGTGATCCTGGACGTGCCGGTGATGCTGTCGCTGGAAGTGGGCCGCACCCGCATCCCGATCCGCAACCTGCTGCAGCTCAACCAGGGCTCGGTGGTGGAACTGGAACGCGGCGCCGGCGAACCGCTGGACGTGTTCGTCAACGGCACCCTGATTGCCCATGGCGAAGTAGTGGTGGTCAACGATCGTTTCGGCGTGCGCCTGACCGACGTGGTCAGCCCCAGCGAACGCATCCGTCGCCTGCGCTGA
- the fliM gene encoding flagellar motor switch protein FliM, producing the protein MSDLLSQDEIDALLHGVDSGAIETEEPPVEPGVARAYDFSSQDRIVRGRLPTLEMINERFIRTWRIGLFNLLRRSADLSVRGIEMIKFSEYLHSLYVPTNLNLIRLKPLRGVGLVVFEPKLVYTVVDNFFGGDGRYPAKIEGREFTATEMRVIQLLLKQTFTDLVDAWAPVMNVDFEYINSEVNPHFANIVSPREYVVVSRFHVELDGGGGELHITLPYSMLEPIRELLDAGIQSDRVHEDDTFRESVNDLLRGAEVTLSSILTEKRISLRQLTHLKIGDILPIDLPKSIPVCVEQVPVFTGEFGISNGNNAVKITATHPPGTRFTTASQPPAGNAPVAPQETHA; encoded by the coding sequence ATGAGCGACCTGCTCTCACAAGACGAAATCGACGCCCTGCTGCATGGCGTGGATTCCGGCGCGATTGAAACCGAAGAGCCGCCGGTTGAACCCGGCGTCGCCCGCGCCTACGACTTCTCCAGCCAGGACCGCATCGTCCGCGGCCGCCTGCCGACGCTGGAGATGATCAACGAGCGCTTCATCCGCACCTGGCGCATCGGCCTGTTCAACCTGCTGCGGCGCTCGGCGGATCTGTCGGTGCGCGGCATCGAGATGATCAAGTTCTCCGAATACCTGCACTCGCTGTACGTGCCGACCAACCTCAACCTGATCCGGCTCAAGCCGCTGCGTGGCGTGGGCCTGGTGGTGTTCGAGCCCAAGCTGGTCTACACGGTGGTGGACAACTTCTTCGGCGGCGATGGCCGCTATCCGGCCAAGATTGAAGGCCGCGAGTTCACCGCCACCGAGATGCGCGTGATCCAGCTGCTGCTCAAGCAGACCTTCACCGACCTGGTGGATGCCTGGGCGCCGGTGATGAACGTGGACTTCGAGTACATCAACTCCGAGGTCAATCCGCACTTCGCCAACATCGTCAGCCCGCGCGAGTACGTGGTGGTCAGCCGCTTCCATGTGGAACTGGACGGCGGCGGCGGCGAACTGCACATCACCCTGCCCTACTCGATGCTGGAACCGATCCGCGAACTGCTCGACGCCGGCATCCAGTCCGATCGCGTGCACGAAGACGACACCTTCCGCGAGAGCGTCAACGATCTGCTGCGCGGCGCCGAAGTGACCCTGTCCAGCATCCTGACCGAAAAGCGCATCAGCCTGCGCCAACTGACCCACCTGAAAATCGGCGACATCCTGCCGATCGACCTGCCCAAGAGCATCCCAGTGTGCGTGGAGCAGGTGCCGGTGTTCACCGGTGAGTTCGGCATTTCCAACGGCAACAACGCCGTCAAGATCACCGCCACGCATCCGCCTGGCACGCGTTTCACCACCGCCTCCCAACCGCCAGCCGGCAACGCTCCGGTGGCACCACAGGAAACCCACGCATGA
- a CDS encoding flagellar basal body-associated FliL family protein, with amino-acid sequence MPPADKADPKLLKPNAKPAGKPWLMIAIIAIVAAGAAGGGAWYFTHQADAEAKGEHADKAKEAAKKGAVPAPAQYFALEPPFVVNLIGSVGGARYLQVEVQLMTRDPEDMKAIELHAPALRAKLLMLFAQQDAEQLITRAGKEQLQAQALAEVRKVLTAETGKPAAEQLLFTSFVMQ; translated from the coding sequence GTGCCCCCCGCCGATAAAGCCGACCCCAAGCTGCTCAAGCCCAATGCCAAGCCCGCCGGCAAGCCGTGGCTGATGATCGCCATCATCGCCATCGTCGCCGCAGGTGCGGCCGGCGGTGGTGCGTGGTACTTCACCCACCAGGCCGACGCCGAGGCCAAGGGCGAGCACGCCGACAAGGCCAAGGAAGCCGCCAAGAAGGGCGCCGTGCCCGCACCGGCGCAGTACTTCGCGCTGGAACCGCCGTTCGTGGTCAACCTGATCGGATCGGTCGGCGGCGCGCGCTACCTGCAGGTGGAAGTGCAACTGATGACCCGCGACCCGGAAGACATGAAGGCCATCGAGCTGCATGCCCCGGCCCTGCGCGCCAAGCTACTGATGCTGTTCGCCCAGCAGGACGCCGAACAACTGATTACCCGCGCCGGCAAGGAACAACTGCAGGCGCAGGCGCTGGCCGAAGTGCGCAAGGTGCTGACCGCCGAAACCGGCAAGCCGGCCGCCGAGCAATTGCTGTTCACCAGTTTCGTGATGCAGTAA
- a CDS encoding flagellar hook-length control protein FliK, with protein MKSDSAALPAFLVKTGAAASASSSSTGARKESSGGDDFASVMRKSESASNSEKPVSRHEDAARATSRRAEREQAQARSQARNGAGERRAANAFADGKNESEAATQASESAAASASTGKVGAKVASADREASTDKNKDQDKVLAQDWPPAGLILPSMLLDAGMPAATAVGVAGAAAGDVLLGGAASALTGGLAGGLAGVLPTGLRALGLAKPDAATLTSDAGANGTDGLPLADANGGAGTSANANGASAAGERAGKIALPGLLTSTPGQAAATTAALPTPADAAQLLPMGLAQFKDALDGALGGKRDDLPAAAAAFAATGTTAPSDNGLTRTATVNPLTALTPDVNTDQFGETIGTQLTYMANEKISHAHIKVSPNDMGTIEVSLKLDGDRVHADFSSPQADVRQALEQSLPKLRELLGQQGFQLAQADVGHRQQQQAQSSGSQGFGERAGQGGREGFGGNGQGDAGAPAAVVRVTRGLVDTYA; from the coding sequence GTGAAGTCCGACAGCGCCGCCCTGCCCGCGTTCCTGGTCAAGACCGGTGCGGCCGCGTCGGCCTCGTCGTCGTCGACGGGCGCGCGCAAGGAATCCAGCGGTGGCGATGACTTCGCCAGCGTGATGCGCAAGAGCGAGTCCGCCAGCAACAGCGAAAAGCCGGTCAGCAGGCATGAGGATGCGGCGCGGGCCACTTCGCGTCGTGCGGAACGCGAGCAGGCGCAGGCACGATCGCAGGCGCGCAATGGCGCGGGCGAGCGTCGTGCTGCCAATGCTTTCGCCGATGGCAAGAATGAATCCGAAGCCGCCACGCAGGCGTCAGAGTCCGCGGCCGCGTCGGCGTCGACCGGCAAGGTGGGCGCGAAAGTCGCAAGTGCGGACCGCGAGGCGAGCACCGACAAGAACAAAGACCAGGACAAGGTACTGGCGCAGGACTGGCCACCGGCCGGTTTGATCCTGCCTTCGATGCTGCTGGACGCCGGCATGCCCGCGGCAACGGCCGTGGGCGTGGCGGGTGCTGCAGCCGGTGACGTGTTGCTGGGCGGTGCTGCCTCGGCTTTGACGGGTGGATTGGCTGGCGGCCTGGCGGGCGTTCTGCCCACCGGCTTGCGTGCGCTTGGCCTGGCGAAGCCGGACGCTGCAACCCTGACTTCCGATGCCGGTGCCAATGGCACCGACGGCTTGCCGCTGGCGGACGCCAATGGCGGCGCCGGCACCTCTGCGAATGCCAACGGGGCCAGTGCCGCCGGCGAACGGGCGGGCAAGATCGCCCTGCCCGGCCTGCTCACTTCAACACCGGGCCAAGCAGCCGCCACCACCGCCGCGCTGCCGACGCCCGCCGACGCCGCCCAGCTGCTGCCGATGGGCCTGGCCCAGTTCAAGGACGCGTTGGATGGCGCCTTGGGCGGCAAGCGCGACGACCTGCCGGCCGCTGCGGCCGCGTTCGCCGCCACCGGCACCACCGCGCCGTCCGACAACGGCCTGACGCGCACCGCCACCGTCAATCCGCTGACTGCGCTGACCCCGGACGTCAACACCGACCAGTTCGGCGAGACCATCGGCACCCAGTTGACCTACATGGCCAACGAAAAGATCAGCCATGCCCACATCAAGGTCAGCCCGAACGACATGGGCACGATTGAAGTGAGCCTGAAACTGGACGGCGACCGCGTGCATGCCGACTTCAGCAGCCCGCAAGCCGATGTCCGCCAGGCGCTGGAACAAAGCCTGCCAAAGCTGCGCGAGCTGCTGGGCCAGCAGGGTTTCCAACTGGCGCAGGCCGATGTCGGCCATCGTCAGCAGCAGCAGGCACAGTCTTCGGGTTCGCAGGGGTTTGGTGAACGTGCTGGCCAGGGTGGTCGTGAAGGCTTTGGCGGCAATGGCCAGGGCGATGCCGGGGCGCCGGCTGCAGTGGTGCGGGTGACCCGCGGGCTGGTCGACACTTACGCGTAA
- the fliJ gene encoding flagellar export protein FliJ gives MMQSRRFDPLLRRAQEKEDAVARDLAERQRTLDTQESRLEELRKYAEEYAQSQMAATSPAQLANRRAFLDRLDSAVKQQAQTVDRSRASVGIERDRLLLAGRDKKVLEQLAASYRVQEAQVVERRIQREMDDVGARRSRLAATAAAAEEAGETS, from the coding sequence ATGATGCAATCACGCCGATTCGATCCGCTGTTGCGCCGCGCCCAGGAGAAGGAAGACGCCGTGGCGCGTGACCTGGCCGAGCGCCAGCGCACGCTGGACACGCAGGAATCGCGCCTGGAAGAACTGCGCAAGTACGCCGAGGAATACGCGCAGAGCCAGATGGCCGCGACCAGTCCGGCGCAGCTGGCCAACCGCCGCGCGTTCCTGGATCGCCTGGACAGCGCGGTCAAGCAACAGGCTCAGACCGTGGACCGCAGCCGCGCCAGCGTGGGCATCGAACGCGATCGCCTGCTGCTGGCCGGGCGCGACAAGAAGGTGCTGGAACAGCTGGCCGCCAGCTACCGGGTGCAGGAAGCCCAGGTGGTGGAGCGCCGCATCCAGCGCGAGATGGATGACGTGGGCGCGCGTCGTTCGCGCCTGGCGGCGACGGCTGCTGCGGCCGAAGAGGCCGGAGAGACATCGTGA
- the fliI gene encoding flagellar protein export ATPase FliI codes for MSAQPLEWINARDVRLATRLSNIRPNLGSHGLIREGILRRAVGLTLEAIGCEAPMGATCKVEVIDGGWVDAEVVGFSGERTYLMPSAELHGLLPNARVVPSRRRGGVEVGEGLLGRVIDSDGVPLDGRGPIRAEASVPLAGVAINPLSREPITQPLDVGVRAINALLPIGRGQRVGLFAGSGVGKSTLLGMMTRYTEADVIVVGLIGERGREVRDFVESTLGPVGLARAVVVASPADRPPLARLQGAYRATAIAEWFRDQGLNVLLLMDSLTRFAQAQREIGLSVGEPPTTRGYPPSVFARLPALVERAGNGSAGRGSITAFYTVLTEGDDPQDPIADAARAILDGHILLSRRVADSGLYPAIDVESSVSRVVTEIADDTWRDRIRKLKRLLSAYNSNRDLIAIGAYQRGSDATVDEALERWPEIMEFLGQDVARSSDLHDSRDALEDLVGQPAQARKEH; via the coding sequence ATGAGTGCGCAACCGCTGGAATGGATCAACGCACGCGACGTGCGCCTGGCCACGCGCCTGTCCAACATCCGCCCGAACCTGGGCAGCCACGGGCTGATTCGCGAAGGCATCCTGCGCCGCGCGGTCGGCCTGACCCTGGAAGCGATCGGCTGCGAAGCGCCGATGGGCGCCACCTGCAAGGTCGAAGTGATTGACGGCGGTTGGGTCGATGCGGAAGTGGTCGGCTTCTCCGGCGAACGTACCTACCTGATGCCCAGCGCCGAACTGCATGGCCTGCTGCCCAATGCGCGCGTGGTGCCTTCGCGCCGTCGCGGCGGCGTGGAAGTGGGCGAAGGCCTGCTGGGCCGCGTGATCGACAGTGACGGCGTGCCGCTGGATGGGCGCGGGCCGATCCGCGCCGAAGCCAGCGTGCCGCTGGCTGGCGTGGCCATCAATCCGCTCTCGCGCGAACCGATCACCCAGCCGCTGGACGTGGGCGTACGCGCGATCAATGCGCTGCTGCCGATTGGCCGCGGCCAGCGTGTGGGCCTGTTCGCCGGTTCGGGCGTGGGTAAATCCACCCTGCTCGGCATGATGACCCGCTATACCGAGGCCGATGTGATCGTGGTGGGGCTGATTGGTGAACGTGGTCGCGAAGTGCGCGACTTCGTCGAAAGCACGCTGGGCCCGGTGGGCCTGGCGCGCGCCGTGGTGGTGGCCAGCCCCGCCGATCGCCCGCCGCTGGCGCGACTGCAAGGCGCGTATCGCGCCACGGCGATTGCCGAGTGGTTCCGCGACCAGGGTTTGAACGTCTTGTTGCTGATGGATTCGCTGACCCGCTTCGCCCAGGCGCAGCGCGAGATTGGCCTGTCCGTCGGCGAGCCGCCGACCACCCGCGGTTATCCGCCGTCGGTGTTCGCCCGTCTGCCGGCGCTGGTGGAACGCGCCGGCAATGGTTCGGCCGGGCGCGGTTCGATTACCGCCTTCTACACCGTGCTGACCGAAGGCGACGATCCGCAGGATCCGATTGCCGATGCCGCGCGCGCGATTCTCGACGGCCACATTCTGCTCTCGCGTCGGGTGGCCGACAGCGGCCTGTACCCGGCCATCGACGTCGAATCCTCGGTCAGCCGTGTGGTGACCGAAATCGCCGATGACACCTGGCGCGATCGGATTCGCAAGCTCAAGCGGCTGCTCTCGGCCTACAACAGCAACCGCGATCTGATCGCCATCGGCGCCTACCAGCGCGGCAGCGACGCCACCGTCGACGAAGCCCTGGAGCGCTGGCCGGAGATCATGGAATTCCTCGGACAGGACGTGGCCCGTTCTTCCGATCTGCACGACAGCCGTGACGCCCTGGAAGATCTGGTGGGTCAACCGGCGCAAGCCCGCAAGGAACACTAA
- a CDS encoding FliH/SctL family protein: MSTPVRWMAPPLDYVAAAEVEAEPAPVLRPPTLEEIQAIEDAAYNEGLQRGRAEGHAEGFGQGQTEVRRLIAQMEGILDNFSRPLDRLENEVVGALGELAVRIAGSLVGRAYESDPALLADLATAALESVGGTNRDVELRMHPDDIAALTPLLVTFPATRLISDTSLSRGDLRVHAESVRIDGTLEARLRGALENVLQRGGAV, encoded by the coding sequence ATGAGCACGCCGGTGCGCTGGATGGCGCCGCCGCTGGATTACGTGGCGGCTGCCGAAGTCGAAGCCGAACCGGCGCCGGTGCTGCGCCCACCGACCCTGGAAGAAATCCAGGCGATCGAAGACGCCGCTTACAACGAAGGCCTGCAGCGCGGCCGCGCTGAAGGCCATGCCGAAGGTTTCGGCCAGGGCCAGACCGAAGTGCGCCGATTGATCGCGCAGATGGAAGGCATCCTGGACAACTTCTCGCGCCCGCTGGATCGGCTGGAGAACGAAGTGGTGGGCGCGCTGGGCGAACTGGCCGTGCGCATCGCCGGCAGCCTGGTCGGCCGCGCCTACGAATCCGACCCGGCGCTGCTGGCGGATCTGGCCACCGCCGCGCTGGAATCGGTGGGCGGCACCAATCGCGATGTCGAACTGCGCATGCATCCGGATGACATCGCCGCGCTGACGCCCTTGCTGGTGACCTTCCCCGCCACCCGCCTGATCAGCGACACCAGCCTGAGCCGGGGCGACCTGCGCGTACACGCCGAGAGCGTGCGTATCGACGGCACCCTGGAAGCGCGTCTGCGCGGTGCGCTGGAAAACGTACTGCAACGTGGAGGCGCGGTATGA
- the fliG gene encoding flagellar motor switch protein FliG: MSGVQRAAVLLLSLGEQDAAEVLKHMNAKEVQKLGIAMATISGVSREQVVHVMDTFTHALDKQTSIGMGTDDYVRKVLVQALGEDKAGSLIDRILLGRNTTGLDTLKWMDPRSIADLVRNEHPQIIAIVLSHLDGDQAAETLKMLPERARSDVLLRIATLDGIPPNALNELNEIMERQFAGNQNLKSSTIGGIKVAANILNFMDSGQDQTILGAINQIDADLGGKIQDLMFVFDNLVDLDDRELQAMLREVPNDRLGLALRGADAKVREKITRNMSQRAAQILLEDMEARGPVRLSDVEGAQKEILAIVRRLADQGVISLSANSEELV; encoded by the coding sequence CTGAGCGGCGTGCAACGCGCCGCCGTGCTGCTGCTCTCGCTGGGCGAGCAGGACGCGGCCGAAGTGCTCAAGCACATGAACGCCAAGGAAGTGCAGAAGCTCGGCATCGCCATGGCCACCATCTCCGGCGTCAGCCGCGAGCAGGTGGTGCATGTGATGGATACCTTTACCCACGCGCTGGACAAGCAGACCTCCATCGGCATGGGCACCGACGACTACGTGCGCAAGGTGCTGGTGCAGGCGCTGGGCGAAGACAAGGCCGGCAGCCTGATCGATCGCATCCTGCTGGGCCGCAACACCACCGGCCTGGACACGCTGAAGTGGATGGACCCGCGCTCGATCGCCGATCTGGTGCGCAACGAACATCCGCAGATCATCGCCATCGTGCTCTCGCATCTGGACGGTGACCAGGCGGCAGAAACCCTGAAGATGCTGCCCGAGCGTGCGCGCTCGGACGTGTTGCTGCGCATCGCCACGCTGGATGGCATCCCGCCGAACGCGCTGAACGAACTCAACGAGATCATGGAGCGCCAGTTCGCCGGCAACCAGAATCTCAAGTCCTCCACCATCGGCGGCATCAAGGTGGCGGCCAACATCCTGAACTTCATGGACTCAGGCCAGGACCAGACCATTCTGGGCGCGATCAACCAGATCGACGCCGACCTGGGCGGCAAGATCCAGGACCTGATGTTCGTGTTCGACAACCTGGTGGACCTGGACGACCGCGAACTGCAGGCCATGCTGCGCGAAGTGCCCAACGATCGCCTGGGCCTGGCGCTGCGCGGTGCCGATGCCAAGGTGCGCGAGAAGATCACCCGCAACATGTCCCAGCGCGCCGCGCAGATCCTGTTGGAAGACATGGAAGCCCGCGGCCCGGTGCGCCTGTCCGACGTGGAGGGCGCGCAGAAGGAAATCCTCGCCATCGTCCGCCGCCTGGCCGACCAGGGCGTCATCTCGCTCAGCGCCAATAGCGAGGAACTGGTATGA
- the fliF gene encoding flagellar basal-body MS-ring/collar protein FliF: MALTLSKESLKESLTAEKAGAALTKMGDIPVFKQMGTLLMIAGAVAVGLMVFFWSQKPQYTQLYTGLDAKATAEASDMLRAAQIPFQLDQGTGAISVPEENLHDARLKLAGAGLGESGRIGFELMERDPGFGVSQFVENARYQHALETELVRTITTLRPVRDARVHLAIPKPSAFTRQREAASASVVLELRSGAMLERNQVDAIVHLVSSSIPDLAPERVTVVDQSGRMLTISDPNSEAALNAAQFERVHKLEASLNQRVKELLEPLTGPGRVNAEVAVDMDFSVVEEARETFNNDPAKIRSEQVSSNSVASAGPEGVPGATSNTPPGPAAAANPNPNAPVETASSATRNFEMDRTLQHTRQPAGRVRRITAAVLVDHIPRAGANGKTTMVPLDAATLTRIEALVKEAVGFDGNRGDSVSVMNAPFVREAAPVEETSLLDNPWLQSPMVRDIARYGLGALVVLALLFGVLRPAMRQIIAPKNKKTTHEAIDVSLVEDGDEDGQIISALQQDRAELQHAPRALPSDAYEDRLRHAREAVKTDSKQVAQVVKDWVATDE; encoded by the coding sequence ATGGCCCTGACGCTCTCCAAGGAATCGCTCAAGGAATCGCTGACTGCCGAGAAGGCGGGCGCAGCGTTGACCAAGATGGGCGATATCCCGGTGTTCAAGCAGATGGGCACGCTGCTGATGATCGCCGGCGCGGTGGCGGTGGGCCTGATGGTGTTCTTCTGGTCGCAGAAGCCGCAGTACACCCAGCTCTACACCGGCCTGGACGCCAAGGCCACGGCCGAAGCCAGCGACATGCTGCGCGCGGCGCAGATCCCCTTCCAGCTCGACCAGGGCACCGGCGCCATCTCGGTGCCGGAAGAAAACCTGCACGACGCCCGCCTGAAACTGGCCGGCGCCGGCCTGGGCGAGAGCGGCCGCATCGGTTTTGAATTGATGGAGCGCGATCCCGGCTTCGGCGTCAGCCAGTTCGTCGAGAACGCGCGCTACCAGCATGCGCTGGAAACCGAGCTGGTGCGCACCATCACCACCCTGCGTCCGGTCCGCGACGCGCGCGTGCACCTGGCCATTCCCAAGCCCAGCGCCTTTACCCGCCAGCGCGAAGCCGCCAGCGCCTCGGTGGTGCTGGAACTGCGCTCGGGCGCCATGCTGGAGCGCAACCAGGTCGATGCCATCGTGCACCTGGTGTCCTCGAGCATTCCGGATCTGGCGCCTGAGCGCGTGACCGTGGTCGATCAGAGCGGCCGCATGCTGACCATCAGCGATCCCAACAGCGAGGCCGCGCTCAATGCCGCGCAGTTCGAGCGCGTGCACAAGCTGGAAGCCTCGCTCAACCAGCGCGTCAAGGAACTGCTGGAACCGCTCACCGGCCCGGGCCGCGTCAACGCCGAAGTGGCGGTGGACATGGACTTCTCGGTGGTCGAGGAAGCGCGCGAAACCTTCAACAACGATCCGGCCAAGATCCGCAGCGAGCAGGTCAGCTCCAACTCGGTGGCCTCGGCCGGCCCGGAAGGCGTGCCCGGCGCCACCAGCAACACCCCGCCCGGCCCCGCCGCCGCCGCAAACCCGAACCCGAATGCGCCGGTGGAAACCGCCAGCAGCGCGACCCGCAACTTCGAGATGGATCGCACCCTGCAGCACACCCGCCAGCCGGCCGGTCGCGTGCGTCGCATTACCGCCGCCGTGCTGGTGGATCACATCCCGCGTGCCGGCGCCAATGGCAAGACCACGATGGTGCCGCTGGATGCCGCCACCCTGACCCGCATCGAAGCACTGGTGAAGGAAGCGGTGGGCTTTGACGGCAACCGCGGCGACTCGGTGTCGGTGATGAACGCGCCGTTCGTGCGCGAAGCCGCGCCGGTGGAAGAAACCTCGCTGCTCGACAACCCCTGGCTGCAGAGCCCGATGGTGCGCGACATCGCCCGCTACGGCCTGGGTGCACTGGTGGTGCTGGCGTTGCTGTTCGGCGTGCTGCGCCCGGCGATGCGCCAGATCATCGCGCCGAAGAACAAGAAGACCACGCACGAAGCCATCGACGTGTCGCTGGTGGAAGACGGCGACGAAGACGGCCAGATCATCAGCGCCCTGCAGCAGGACCGCGCCGAACTCCAGCATGCGCCGCGTGCGCTGCCCTCCGACGCCTACGAAGACCGCCTGCGCCATGCGCGCGAAGCGGTGAAGACCGATTCCAAGCAAGTCGCGCAAGTCGTCAAGGACTGGGTGGCCACCGATGAGTAA
- the fliE gene encoding flagellar hook-basal body complex protein FliE translates to MTDSVNSILSQIRSYQNQLGSPRALEPMQNPNAVQFGQPGVQAPGATGAASFGDTLQNALKGVNDAQKNAGALAQAFELGDPRADLARVMVASQQSQVAFRATVEVRNRLVQAYQDVMNMPL, encoded by the coding sequence ATGACCGATTCCGTCAACTCCATCCTCTCGCAGATACGCAGCTACCAGAACCAACTGGGCAGCCCGCGTGCGCTGGAGCCGATGCAGAACCCGAACGCGGTGCAGTTTGGCCAGCCCGGCGTGCAGGCGCCTGGCGCCACCGGCGCGGCCAGTTTCGGCGACACCCTGCAGAACGCCCTGAAGGGCGTCAACGATGCCCAGAAGAACGCCGGCGCCCTGGCGCAGGCCTTTGAATTGGGCGACCCGCGCGCCGATCTGGCGCGCGTGATGGTCGCCTCGCAACAGTCGCAGGTGGCCTTCCGCGCCACCGTCGAAGTCCGCAACCGTCTCGTCCAGGCTTACCAGGACGTGATGAACATGCCCCTCTAA